The Vitis vinifera cultivar Pinot Noir 40024 chromosome 7, ASM3070453v1 genomic interval TCAACCCATTTAACCATCAGAGTTACAAAAAGATTCATTCCTTCTCACAAATGCATTGCAGTTATTCTACCTAGAGGATTATAGCATAAGAAGTGAAACAAAAGTACCTGGGatcttacttatcaaaaaaaaaaaaagtacctgGGATCTTAGGAGGAGACCCCTGGGCCCCATAACCAAGTTTTGCAGGTATTTTCAGCTTTCGCTTCTCACCCACGCACATCCCCAACAATCCTTGGTCCCATCCTGCAAAAGAAGACATTTGTTAGGATATCCAATGACTCCACCATCTCAATGCTCTGGTTCAACCAACAATGGAAGCTTCATTGTCATATATGAGTGGAgttcaattaaaatataatcCTTCTAGAAAAATTCAAGGGAATTTTAGACCACTTTTGAAAAGATAGTGGGGTACAATCCCTGGTTTTATCCAAATACTTTGGTTCAAAAAAATGCCATTTTAAGACTCACAAGTGACATATCCCGCATATCTTAATGCTCACCTTAATTATTAAGCAAGTGCCACATATATAACCCAAAAAGTTTCCCAgtgcaaaatgaaaaattaataaaagttaCCAacctatcaaaataataataataataataaaagttcacccatttttccttttatttgagGTCTTTATATTATAGGATCCCATGAAGCAAGTTTAAGAAGACAAGGAATCAGTTGTAGAAAACATATGAATTTCATCCTAAAACAAGATGCTTTAACATGAACTAGCTCCTGAACTTCACTACAAGAAAATCATTACCCATACAATACTCATACACTTTTTTATCCCTTTACTGGGGTAAAAAAGAAATAGGTAAAAACATTGTATAAACAGTAAGTTCATGTTGGTTCTTTACATACCTTTAATTACTTGGCCACTACCAAGTTCAAACTCAATTGGGTCACCCCTTTCAAAACTGGAGTCAAAAACAGTTCCATCTGTGAGTTTCCCCTGCCAAGATAATCAAAAACTCACATCAGTTAAGGAAATATaggaaaaaccaaaaaggaGGCATTTGGCGAAAATCAATTACGAACTGCTAAAGTACACAAGTAGTTTTGGGTGTAAGTTACATAGAGAGTCCAATCAGAAAGTTTCAAACTGCAACAATTGGCAATCCAATAGTGTTCAAGTTATGATTGAACCCAGcaatcatttttgttttgggAATTACATAGATttaataagttccaccttttcacctataaaatttaaaaagatatgtatacatatattaattatgattttagcAGGACATGATGGTGGTAGCAGAATGATACAAGTGCAAATAAAGGAATGacatatttttacttttactccTAGAAAGTAATACTCACTTGACTCGTCAATATTTCATCAGAATAAGAAATTATCAGGATACAGGCCTAAAATGAGAGCGCCAGATGCTAAAACAGTTCACTCAATGGTTTGAGGATACACCAAGGCAATTGAGAATTCCTCTGCATGCAATGTCTAGGCAGTACAAGAATCCTGCAAACTAAGCTATATTGTTCATagaagttaaattatactttcTCATTTCTTATCTTCTCAGATAAGAACTTATTTCAAAATTGGCTTTTCAAAGCATTTGGTACCAAAGTGAGAGCATCTCCAATCAGGATGCCATTCTCAAAATGGAGCATTTAGATTTAGTATTGTTACTCCAATAGGCAATGTTACCTCATGTGCCAAAAGAAATGTAGCATTATGTTTAGCATTGTTCATACAGTGATGTATTTTAGCATTGCATTGAAGAGCAATTGCCAATACCAAaagatatatacatatattctCTGACAGATGCTCTAAAAACTATGCTAACCAAAATGAATATGAGCCTCAGATTTACACAAACTAAAACAACAAGAGAATATTGCAGtttcaatatttcaaaaagAGAAATCATTAAAAGGTTCTTTTGACAAATGTCACTCCTTTTCCTTCTTGCATGCCCCTAGGTATCAAAACTTCAGAGCAACTTTCCCACCCTTTGTCCTTGGCCCCCAGACTCAAGTGGCAAGGGTTTAGAATGTGGAGATGGAAGTTCGAGTGTTGATTTCATGTAAAGATttctttttgataaaaaaaaaaaaaaaagccttttaaatagtattattaaaaagataaaaaggaagaaagaagaaagaaaacttgCTCACCAGTGTCTGAAAGAGATGGTACTACACTTTCCTATCATCCCACACTTTCATGTGTGTATCCAACAATTCCTTCCAAGTACCAACAACTAAAGCTTTTGAGAATCACATTAAAATCAGTTTATCACCTTCAAAGAATACTGTCATTTAGCATGCAAATTAGCTTCAGAGCTCAAAATTTTGACCATGAAAACTAGAACCATTGTATGGCTGTGGTAATTCATATGTTCAAGTATGATCATTTTAGCAGAGAGCACAGAAAATAAGCAATGCCGTATAGAcagatatttatctttatacTACAACATATTAAGACAAACATCAAGGAAATAAGGACACACAAACTGAGGATGCACCATGTCTTACCCGATAGTGTACTTTCACTTTGTCACCTTTGTGAGCCTGAATGTCACAAGATTCTGGCTTATACTGTAACAATGAAAGGAAGATCCCCAACATAAGTTAGCAACTAATggcataaatatatatatatatatatatatatatatatatagagagagagagagagagagagagagagagagagagatagaatATACCAGAAATACCCTTATTTCAATTAGATACAAATATCCATCCAATGCCTCCTAAGATATAAGCCAAATTGGAAAAACTAACACAAAATGTGGTACTAAATAGGATAAATCTGCAAAACTAGTGCTTTAGTAGGCGTGGCTACTCAATTGATCCTTATTATGAATCCAAGCACCATGGCTCTTTTTCTGCATTTGACATCAAACTAATAGTAAATATGTTCTACAAACTTCAGAGATAATGAGGAGAAACTGGACAAAGGGCACATAAAAGAGGGCATTAAGTTGACTACCTCAAAACAGTAACAACAGAATACAGACATCCAAGCCCAGCGCTATTCAGAGACATGAAAGCCACAGAACCAAACATACATCTTACAAACAAAATATATGCCAACAtgtcctttttaaaaaaaaatatgaatctaCCAATATATCTATGATGCAATCAAAGACTGTAGTTGCTTGGTTAGTTGAGCCCTTATAGAATTAGAAAGTTATCATTACTAGAAATGTTTACTTTTAttagattttatattttgtaaaaatttctGTTCAGTCAAATTCAACTAGGAGTTCATCATTGGGTGAACCTCATCTTCTTTGTCCACCCTTTTCTATGAACCACTGAGCATTTAGCACTACAAAAAGGGCAGCTCGGTGTTAAAATCTCTCTTCCATTTTAGAGAATTTAAgtcctatttggttttataTAACAATTAGGTAATAATTAGCTTCACTTTCAAAAGTTTTACTGGGTTTGAAAGTATTCAAGAATCTACAAAAATACGACCTTGATACAAAATGAGATTTAGACTATCAAATTTGTGAAAGTTTGAGAactctaattaatttttaagtcttttttcttctcttttttatgtttaagcACTAGAAGCATGacgacctaaaatatttttgtttcaattttcacTTTGTCACTAGCAGTTGTACACACAACCGCCCACTCTTCTGTTCTTCCAGAAAACCCTATTTTATAACCTAGACctatttatatctttatttcaTCATCTAAACACCCAAAAGcccaaaactaaaatatttgaattaaaatatatgaattctACTTACCTGCAAAGCCTGGATTACTAACAATTGGCTTCCATCGACAAAAACCCTGAAATCATAACCACTCCTGGACCAAGGTCCACCCATGTAGAGAGATTGTAGAAAGGATTCCCCAAAAGATGAAATAAAGGGTTAATTTCCTCAAAATCACTAATGAGGCCTCCAAGTCCTTCAAAATATTCACCAGAAACTTAGAGGGCTTAATGCATAAGGTTCACTTCCTCCAAGTTCTCCAGGACAGTAACCTCAAACCTACTAATA includes:
- the LOC100245185 gene encoding peptidyl-prolyl cis-trans isomerase FKBP15-1 isoform X1; protein product: MMKAAFVLLLLILTASVYAKKSGDVTDLQIGVKYKPESCDIQAHKGDKVKVHYRGKLTDGTVFDSSFERGDPIEFELGSGQVIKGWDQGLLGMCVGEKRKLKIPAKLGYGAQGSPPKIPGGATLIFDTELVAVNGKASSGAKADDSEL
- the LOC100245185 gene encoding peptidyl-prolyl cis-trans isomerase FKBP15-1 isoform X2; translation: MMKAAFVLLLLILTASVYAKKSGDVTDLQIGVKYKPESCDIQAHKGDKVKVHYRGKLTDGTVFDSSFERGDPIEFELGSGQVIKGWDQGLLGMCVGEKRKLKIPAKLGYGAQGSPPKIPGTFFFFDK